One genomic region from Tachysurus fulvidraco isolate hzauxx_2018 chromosome 14, HZAU_PFXX_2.0, whole genome shotgun sequence encodes:
- the si:dkey-90l8.3 gene encoding LIM domain transcription factor LMO4-B — MVNSQAVGGAGCASRSCAGCGGRISDRFLLFSMERYWHTRCLKCSCCQAQLGDIGTTCYSKGGMILCRSDYIRLFGHTGACSACGQSIPPSEMVMRAQGNVYHLKCFSCATCRNRLVPGDRFHYVNGTIFCEHDRPNATLLSVHLQGNPVLPDQKVC, encoded by the exons ATGGTGAACAGCCAGGCGGTGGGCGGAGCCGGTTGTGCGTCGCGTTCGTGTGCGGGCTGCGGAGGCCGAATCTCCGACCGTTTCCTGCTCTTCTCCATGGAGCGCTACTGGCACACACGCTGCCTGAAGTGCTCATGCTGCCAAGCTCAGCTGGGAGACATCGGCACCACCTGCTACAGCAAAGGAGGAATGATCCTGTGCAGGAGCGACTACATCAG gttgtTTGGGCACACAGGTGCATGCAGTGCCTGCGGCCAGTCGATTCCTCCCAGCGAGATGGTGATGAGGGCACAGGGTAACGTCTACCACCTCAAG tgTTTCTCCTGTGCGACGTGCAGAAACCGCCTGGTCCCTGGCGACCGGTTCCACTACGTCAATGGCACCATCTTCTGCGAGCACGATCGACCCAATGCCACGTTGCTCAGTGTGCATCTGCAGGGCAACCCCGTGCTGCCTGACCAAAAA GTTTGCTGA